CTGTCGTCATGATGAGGGTGGGGACTCTGAGATGGGCTCGACGAATTGGCGCGTATAGAGGGACCCTGGTTGACCCTTGAGATTGGCTTACGCGTATTTGTTGACATCGGAGCTGGGACGATTTGTGAGACACTAACTCTGCTTCGATCTAACTTTCGGTCCTCATGTGGAAGGGTCCTTTTGAAGGGAGGGTCCACAGAGTTAATCAATACATGAGGGAGCCGACCAAACTCCAACAAGAGAATCTCACTAACTTTCTTCTTTTCGCTCTTCTTTACAATCGTTTGGCACATTTCTGATACATATCCTTTACGTTGCGGTATTTCCACATCATCCGTTTTCTCGTATCATCCCACTGGGCTTCACCGTCATGGTCCAGCTGTGGTCCGTCTCGGCGATCTTCGCCCTGCACATTCTCCGCCTTGAAGCGGCGACCCTTGGGCATGAACCTCGTTATGCAGTTTCTACAGATTTGCAGGTTCGAGCTCTTCCCGACTCTCCCAGTGGTGGCTACGCTCCAGAGGTTGTCGACTGTCCTCGCACGCGACCTACCATTCGTACAGCTGATGCCCTCTCGCATGAGGAAGCCTCATGGATTCCTGTCCGCAGGAACAACACCTTTGACCCTTTGCGTAAGCTCCTTGAGAATGCCGCCATTCCCAACTTCAACGCGACTTCCTACCTCGACAGGGCCCGCGACAACACCACGGCCCTACCCAACATCGGCATTGCCATCTCTGGCGGTGGCTATCGCGCCCTAATGAACGGAGCCGGGTTCTTGTCAGCTGCCGACTCACGTAACGGACACGACAGCGCCGTCAGCGGGCTTTTGCAGGCGTCGACCTACCTTGCCGGGCTATCCGGTGGTGGCTGGCTCGTGGGGTCCATGTTCGCCAACAACTTCTCCACCATTCCCGATCTGCAACGGGGCGCTGAAGGGTCCTCTCTTTGGCGGTTCGACCGGTCAATCTTTGAGGGTCCTGAGGAGAGGGGGATTGGGATTTTGAATACGGTCGATTACTGGACTCAGGTTGTGGATGCCGTCGATGAGAAGGCCAAAGGATGGGACACGTCCATCACGGATTTCTGGGGCCGCGCTCTTTCTTATCAGCTGATCAACGCCTCAGAAGGTGGTCCGGCCTACACGTTCTCGTCGATCCAGGATACTTCGTCTTTCAAGGATGCCGACACGCCGTTCCCGATTCTTGTCTCCGATGAGCGCGCCCCCGGTGAGCGCATCATCTCGTTAAACGCGACCGTCTTTGAGTTCAACCCTTACGAACTCGGCACTTGGGATCCCACAACCTACGGATTTGCTCCCCTCCGTTATCTGGCTTCCAACTTTAGCGATGGCTCGGTTTCTCGCAACGGCAAATGTGTTCGTGGCTTCGACCAGTTTGGCTTCGTCATGGGCACCTCTTCATCCCTCTTCAACCAATTTCTCCTCCAGAACGTCACTGCAGTTGGCGAAGATTCTGGCATTCCATCCTTCCTAACAAAGGCCGTTGAAAATGTCCTCAAGGGTCTGGATAAAGATGACAACGACATCGCCCAATACGCGCCTAACCCGTTCCGCGGCTGGAACCCCTCCACCAACCCCAGCGAGAAGGACTTTCAGCTCTCTTTGGTGGACGGAGGTGAGGATTTGCAGAATATCCCCCTTCATCCGTTGATCCAGCCTATCCGTGGCGTGGACATTATCTTTGCCATTGACTCGTCTGCTGATACTAACAACAACTGGCCCAACGGCACTGCCCTGCGTGCTTCGTACGACCGTTCTCTGGAGGATATAGGCAACGGCACTCTGTTCCCTCCCGTGCCTTCTGCCGAGACCTTTATCAACAACGGCCTTAACCGACGTCCTACTATGTTTGGCTGCGACGCGGACAACTTTACGCTCTCCGATGGACAGGTTGTACCGCCCTTGGTTGTCTACGTACCAAATGCGCCATACACGACCTTCAGCAATGTCTCGACATTCAAGCCATCTTACACCATTGAACAGCGGGACCAAATCATCACAAACGGCTTCAACTCCGCTACTCAAGGCAACGGCACCGTGAACAAGGACTGGCCCGTATGCGTTGCCTGCGCCATCATGAGCCGAAGCTGGTGGAAGGCCGGAGAGACCGTTCCTGACGCTTGCCGCACTTGCTTTAACAAGTACTGCTGGGACGGAAAGTCTAACAATACCCGCGTTAACGTCTATGAGCCtagcttcatcatcaagaacgAGACTGATGATAGTAACGGTGCCGCCGGGCTTGGACATAACTTTGCGCTTACTGTTGGGATTGCCTTGGCTGTTGTGTTCTTTGGATACTGAGACCTGATGCTGTGAGAAGGGTAGTTGGATAGGATGGAAGATTACATGAGCGTGTTTCTTGTACTGTCTTGTAAAACTGGACTGGTCTTGGTTGACTGTCCCTCTCTTATGGAGCGCTTTAAATTGAAACCAGTAGCCTGAGCTGACTTCTGTCTTCACGATGTCGTTAAACCTCAACACCTAACAAGTCTTCCTATCTGATGGAGTACATTCTCAATGCTTAGGTAGACTAGTGTATAAGGTATCTGCTCTTCCTTATACTCCAATCTTAACCTGACCACGCAGTGGCTCACGTGTGTGCAGATATTAGGATGGAAAATCTTGGAATAAAAGTTGGTTGATCAGGAGTTTTCCCCTGGGGACCGGGCGTGAAGTGCAGTACCTAAAACCAAGCTTTTTCGAGGCGCCAATCGACTCAATACCAATATCGCACGGCACGAGTGCATCTCAAGTGGCGTCTTCTGGACCTATACGGAGGCTGGTTATGCGCCCCAACTATGCGCCTTTATGCATATCTACATATCTTTGTGACGCCTCAGTGGACTACTAAAGAAATGAGCGGAGGCCTCTTGGCTCTCACCGCCTTCTGTCTTTTCCCCTCTTTTCCGTATCAAATACGAAAATGCTGTGCCAAGAGTGCAAGGCCGTGTTCAAGCAGCCCATGTCCCTGAAGAAGGAGTCTAGCCGGCTAGAATCCCTGGTTGCTACGTTCAAATACGATATTTCCCTGCGTGATTTTGAAGCGAAAGCCAAGCGCTGCTATAGCTGCCGAGGCATCCTCCGAGAGATCGTCAAAGATAACAGACCTGAGCTACAACGGGACTCGGCCCTGCAGATTCAGTACAGCCATGGGATTGTGGCTAACCAGACAAGAAACGGGCCTTGGTTCCGAACCGGAGTAAAGCTCAATGGATTGTTTTTTGTGGGGATTTGGATGTATTTTG
This region of Fusarium falciforme chromosome 5, complete sequence genomic DNA includes:
- a CDS encoding Lysophospholipase; this translates as MVQLWSVSAIFALHILRLEAATLGHEPRYAVSTDLQVRALPDSPSGGYAPEVVDCPRTRPTIRTADALSHEEASWIPVRRNNTFDPLRKLLENAAIPNFNATSYLDRARDNTTALPNIGIAISGGGYRALMNGAGFLSAADSRNGHDSAVSGLLQASTYLAGLSGGGWLVGSMFANNFSTIPDLQRGAEGSSLWRFDRSIFEGPEERGIGILNTVDYWTQVVDAVDEKAKGWDTSITDFWGRALSYQLINASEGGPAYTFSSIQDTSSFKDADTPFPILVSDERAPGERIISLNATVFEFNPYELGTWDPTTYGFAPLRYLASNFSDGSVSRNGKCVRGFDQFGFVMGTSSSLFNQFLLQNVTAVGEDSGIPSFLTKAVENVLKGLDKDDNDIAQYAPNPFRGWNPSTNPSEKDFQLSLVDGGEDLQNIPLHPLIQPIRGVDIIFAIDSSADTNNNWPNGTALRASYDRSLEDIGNGTLFPPVPSAETFINNGLNRRPTMFGCDADNFTLSDGQVVPPLVVYVPNAPYTTFSNVSTFKPSYTIEQRDQIITNGFNSATQGNGTVNKDWPVCVACAIMSRSWWKAGETVPDACRTCFNKYCWDGKSNNTRVNVYEPSFIIKNETDDSNGAAGLGHNFALTVGIALAVVFFGY